Proteins from a genomic interval of Bdellovibrionales bacterium:
- a CDS encoding class I SAM-dependent DNA methyltransferase: protein MNQATIVNKVWGFATVLQQSGVAYTDYVMQFTYLLFLKMDEEREELANEGSLVPAKYRWKHLKRLTGDELVRHYRDMLETLATGDGLLRTIYSKAQNKINEPARLQRLIQLIDEETWLGLDMDIKGAIYEGLLSRNAEESKAGAGQYFTPRPLIRAMVDVMRPQPTMTVCDPACGTGGFLLAAYDFMRQQTQERKAILKLQNEKLHGSDITEQVAALCAMNMYLHGISGACIESGKDALLMDDGNRYDMVLANPPFGKKSSYTIVGDDGKSTQERENYERDDFKVTTSNKQLNFLQHIMTILKVGGTAAVVLPDNVLFEAGAGEKLRKRLLNDFDLHTILRLPTGIFYKQGVKANVLFFDKKPAATTPWTKETWVFDFRTNMHFTLVERPLQREDLNEFVAAYKPESRTKRKETERFKCFTYAELAARDKLNLDIFWLKDDSLEDVDNLPAPDIIAAEIVDNLEAALEQFRGVAEQLQKTEA from the coding sequence ATGAACCAAGCCACCATCGTCAACAAAGTCTGGGGTTTTGCCACCGTCTTGCAGCAATCGGGCGTGGCCTATACCGATTATGTGATGCAGTTCACCTATCTTCTCTTCCTCAAGATGGATGAGGAGCGGGAGGAATTAGCGAATGAAGGCTCACTCGTCCCCGCCAAATATCGCTGGAAGCATCTGAAACGCCTGACGGGTGATGAGCTGGTCAGGCATTACCGCGACATGCTGGAAACCCTCGCGACGGGCGATGGGTTGCTACGCACCATTTACAGCAAGGCGCAGAACAAGATCAATGAACCCGCCCGCCTTCAACGCCTGATCCAACTGATCGATGAAGAAACGTGGCTTGGCCTTGATATGGACATCAAGGGCGCGATTTACGAAGGACTGCTGTCCCGCAATGCCGAGGAAAGCAAGGCTGGCGCAGGGCAATACTTTACGCCGCGCCCTCTTATCCGCGCCATGGTGGACGTGATGCGCCCGCAGCCGACCATGACGGTCTGCGACCCCGCTTGCGGTACGGGCGGCTTTCTCCTCGCGGCCTATGACTTCATGCGCCAGCAAACGCAGGAACGCAAAGCCATCCTTAAACTGCAAAATGAAAAGCTCCACGGCTCTGACATCACCGAACAGGTCGCCGCGCTTTGCGCCATGAATATGTATCTGCATGGCATCTCCGGCGCATGTATCGAAAGCGGCAAAGACGCCCTGCTAATGGATGATGGCAACCGCTATGACATGGTTCTTGCCAACCCACCCTTTGGCAAGAAGAGCAGCTACACCATCGTTGGCGATGACGGCAAATCCACGCAAGAGCGTGAAAACTATGAGCGCGACGATTTCAAGGTCACAACGTCAAACAAGCAGCTCAACTTCCTTCAACATATTATGACGATCTTGAAGGTCGGCGGCACGGCAGCCGTCGTCCTGCCGGACAACGTGTTGTTTGAGGCTGGGGCGGGTGAAAAGCTCCGCAAGCGGTTGCTGAACGATTTTGACCTCCACACGATACTGCGCCTGCCGACTGGTATTTTCTATAAGCAAGGCGTGAAGGCGAATGTGTTATTCTTTGATAAGAAGCCAGCGGCCACAACGCCATGGACGAAAGAAACATGGGTCTTTGATTTCCGCACGAATATGCACTTCACCTTGGTTGAAAGACCGTTGCAGCGCGAAGATTTGAATGAGTTCGTTGCAGCCTATAAACCCGAGAGCCGCACCAAACGCAAGGAAACCGAACGGTTCAAATGCTTCACCTACGCCGAGCTAGCCGCACGGGACAAACTGAACCTCGACATCTTCTGGCTAAAAGACGACAGCCTTGAAGACGTCGACAACCTCCCAGCCCCCGACATCATCGCCGCCGAAATCGTCGACAACCTCGAAGCCGCCCTTGAGCAGTTTAGGGGCGTGGCAGAACAGCTACAGAAAACGGAGGCATAG
- a CDS encoding phospholipase D family protein gives MKDILMSAAYLFGFISLLVFMRQAWLFISNPKKFVGYEEREPFLNVWKPSSASFLTENELRERRIREILKKSSAVVALGFLFFVFFVSTNALFSWMPWFNEEDGFRASDYVAGLISLILIWRILTGTTDIAWERIENDFALRRIQKLVLHLRGVTRGCDETDEYFEPQIEKFKSELDAFINKERIPKSDLALYEEIIGLMQCTVRCYRKQQQKAIEKEVRDQDRKIQNEEKAKKAQPDKAMEEEKWVLTYNQKTTRPSVSKEFDISSLSVQEEVVIDVSFNCPVNLILDIIMRLFLSLFLLFLSADFSYADEKLHNHAFSPRQGATELVVKTIGEAEQSVCVAAYSFTSEPIAQALIDAHGKGVDVTVVLDKSQRKQKRSLYHRLKDSGIPTRINDNYAIMHNKFMVIDEKVLQLGSFNYTKAAEKRNAENVLVVRRNKKVIRSYADQCRKLWDEADQEDGATQATMPYPTGGK, from the coding sequence ATGAAAGACATACTGATGTCGGCCGCATACTTGTTTGGGTTCATTTCACTTCTCGTGTTCATGCGACAAGCATGGTTATTTATCTCAAATCCTAAAAAGTTTGTAGGTTATGAAGAGCGGGAACCTTTTCTTAATGTCTGGAAACCTAGCTCTGCGAGCTTCCTAACCGAAAATGAACTTCGTGAACGAAGAATAAGGGAGATACTCAAGAAGAGTTCCGCAGTCGTAGCCCTCGGATTTTTGTTTTTTGTGTTTTTTGTCAGCACTAATGCCTTATTCTCGTGGATGCCTTGGTTTAACGAAGAAGATGGGTTTCGTGCAAGCGATTATGTTGCTGGTTTGATTTCATTAATACTGATTTGGCGCATCTTGACCGGAACGACGGATATAGCATGGGAGCGTATAGAAAACGATTTTGCGCTACGCCGCATACAGAAACTTGTGCTTCACCTTAGAGGGGTGACCAGAGGTTGTGATGAAACGGATGAATATTTTGAGCCGCAAATAGAAAAATTTAAATCAGAATTGGACGCCTTTATTAATAAGGAAAGAATTCCAAAAAGCGATCTAGCCCTATACGAAGAAATCATCGGCCTAATGCAATGCACCGTTCGGTGTTATCGAAAACAACAACAGAAAGCCATCGAAAAAGAAGTGCGGGATCAAGATCGCAAAATACAAAACGAGGAAAAAGCAAAAAAAGCTCAACCGGATAAAGCGATGGAAGAAGAAAAATGGGTGCTAACTTATAATCAAAAGACGACCCGCCCATCTGTTTCGAAAGAGTTCGATATATCCTCTCTTTCTGTTCAAGAGGAAGTGGTTATCGATGTTTCGTTTAATTGCCCGGTCAACCTTATATTAGACATCATAATGCGTCTTTTTCTTTCTTTATTTCTTCTCTTTCTTTCAGCTGACTTCTCTTATGCTGATGAGAAACTGCACAACCATGCCTTCTCTCCACGTCAGGGCGCGACGGAGCTTGTGGTCAAGACGATTGGTGAGGCCGAGCAATCCGTGTGTGTCGCGGCTTATTCCTTCACGTCAGAACCCATCGCGCAAGCGTTGATCGACGCGCATGGCAAGGGCGTGGATGTTACAGTTGTTTTGGATAAGAGCCAGCGCAAGCAAAAACGAAGCCTGTACCATCGCCTGAAAGACAGCGGCATCCCGACGCGCATCAACGATAACTATGCCATCATGCACAATAAGTTTATGGTGATCGACGAGAAGGTCTTGCAGCTTGGCAGTTTCAACTACACAAAGGCCGCTGAGAAACGGAATGCCGAAAACGTCCTCGTCGTACGCCGTAACAAAAAGGTGATCCGCAGTTATGCCGACCAGTGCCGCAAGCTTTGGGACGAGGCTGACCAAGAGGACGGCGCGACACAGGCCACAATGCCATACCCAACAGGGGGAAAATGA
- a CDS encoding nucleotide-binding protein, which produces MARRTTHQEPSRAALTVDQMEHGIFRLEKLIKEIEAFDPQSIQKRWSTEVKVLETNIEGTLSSIFGHNTIEYVRYINAARLDNGPVTMRVSSSWIEARGGGHGRYDDAHEALQYVTEGRDRSIQILNQAISWLRDEIIAHKATSSVPLSEGTAPKISRKVFIVHGHDEGAREAVARFFDKIGFQAIILHEQANQGRTVIEKVEAHGDVGFAIVLLTPDDVGCKAGDEPKPRPRQNVLLELGYFIGRLGRAKVCTLVTDSEIEWPSDFAGVVWERFDAAGAWKAALGRELQAAGFDVDWNKVMNP; this is translated from the coding sequence ATGGCAAGACGCACAACGCACCAAGAACCTAGTAGAGCTGCGCTAACCGTTGATCAAATGGAACATGGCATTTTTCGTCTTGAAAAGCTTATAAAGGAGATCGAGGCGTTTGACCCTCAAAGTATACAAAAGCGATGGAGCACTGAGGTCAAAGTTCTGGAAACTAATATTGAAGGCACTCTGTCATCCATTTTCGGACATAATACGATCGAATATGTGAGGTATATAAATGCTGCGCGTTTGGATAATGGGCCTGTCACTATGCGCGTAAGCTCGAGCTGGATTGAGGCTAGGGGTGGCGGTCACGGTCGTTATGATGACGCACACGAAGCACTCCAATATGTAACCGAAGGTAGGGATCGGTCTATACAGATTTTAAATCAAGCGATAAGCTGGCTACGCGACGAAATTATTGCACACAAAGCAACTTCATCTGTTCCCCTTTCCGAAGGAACAGCGCCAAAGATTTCGCGAAAGGTATTTATAGTTCACGGACATGATGAAGGCGCTCGGGAGGCTGTTGCGAGATTTTTTGATAAAATTGGCTTTCAAGCCATTATCTTACATGAACAAGCCAATCAAGGACGGACTGTTATTGAAAAAGTTGAAGCCCATGGGGATGTTGGCTTTGCTATTGTTTTGCTCACACCAGATGATGTGGGCTGTAAAGCCGGGGATGAGCCAAAGCCCCGTCCTCGTCAGAATGTTCTATTAGAGCTTGGTTATTTTATAGGACGCCTCGGCCGAGCCAAGGTTTGTACTCTCGTCACAGATAGCGAAATTGAGTGGCCTTCGGATTTTGCTGGCGTGGTATGGGAACGCTTCGATGCTGCCGGTGCATGGAAAGCAGCTCTCGGACGTGAGCTGCAAGCCGCAGGCTTTGATGTCGATTGGAATAAGGTAATGAACCCATAA